In Candidatus Desulfofervidus auxilii, one genomic interval encodes:
- the pheS gene encoding phenylalanine--tRNA ligase subunit alpha, with product MIISVEELEALEREALRLIETASSQEDLESIKIKFLGRKGKLTQILRGVKELPPEKRPIIGKRANEIKQKLEEELKKAFSAQVVFVEGAAALDVTLPGRRAHTFGTLHPITQVLQEICEIFLQMGFEIAEGPDVEFDYYNFEALNIPPHHPARDMQDTFYISNNVVLRTHTSSIQIRVMEKKSPPLRIIAPGAVYRCDVDIKHTPMFHQVEGLLVDKNVSFSQLKGILTAFMEAIFWKGIGVRFRPSFFPFTEPSAEMDIACVICGGKGCRICEYTGWLEILGCGMVHPAVFEKVGYDPETYTGFAFGLGVERIVMLKYGIDDIRLFFENDLRFLRQF from the coding sequence ATGATAATATCTGTAGAAGAACTAGAAGCCCTTGAAAGAGAGGCATTAAGGCTTATTGAAACTGCTTCATCTCAGGAAGACCTTGAGTCCATAAAAATTAAATTTTTAGGACGTAAAGGTAAACTCACTCAAATTCTTCGTGGAGTTAAAGAACTTCCACCAGAAAAAAGGCCTATTATTGGTAAAAGGGCCAATGAAATCAAGCAAAAACTGGAAGAAGAACTTAAAAAGGCCTTTTCTGCTCAAGTGGTCTTTGTTGAAGGGGCTGCAGCCTTAGATGTAACCTTACCTGGCCGAAGGGCACATACTTTTGGCACCTTACATCCCATTACTCAAGTCTTGCAGGAAATATGTGAGATATTTTTACAAATGGGCTTTGAGATTGCTGAAGGGCCAGATGTGGAATTTGACTATTACAACTTTGAGGCCTTAAATATCCCACCCCACCATCCTGCTAGAGATATGCAAGATACATTTTATATCTCTAATAATGTGGTCTTAAGGACTCACACTTCTTCTATTCAAATTCGGGTGATGGAAAAAAAATCTCCTCCTCTGCGAATCATAGCCCCTGGTGCAGTGTATCGCTGTGATGTGGATATAAAACACACGCCTATGTTCCACCAGGTAGAAGGTTTATTGGTGGATAAAAATGTATCTTTTTCCCAGTTGAAAGGTATTCTCACTGCCTTTATGGAAGCCATATTCTGGAAAGGTATTGGCGTGCGCTTTCGTCCTAGCTTTTTTCCTTTTACTGAACCCAGTGCGGAAATGGACATCGCATGTGTAATATGTGGTGGGAAGGGGTGTCGTATCTGTGAATATACAGGATGGCTAGAAATATTAGGCTGTGGCATGGTGCATCCAGCGGTATTTGAAAAAGTAGGTTATGACCCAGAGACTTATACTGGTTTTGCCTTTGGCTTAGGAGTAGAGAGGATTGTGATGTTAAAATATGGCATTGATGACATCCGCCTATTTTTTGAAAATGATTTGCGGTTTTTAAGGCAGTTTTAG
- the tolB gene encoding Tol-Pal system beta propeller repeat protein TolB has translation MKKIIFFVILIIWPRIGHSLVYIDINTPGQQKIPIAISPFVIKGDKQIGLEAQQIFQKDLEYTGFFNILSPEIFLENIPTLEIDFKKWQLIGAYLVVKGKLEITPQVINLEMRLYDASQGIMLVGKRYQGKKNALRFMVHKFADAMMEALTGEPSIFQTKIAFVYKSNNIKEIFVTDFDGYNPHPLTRFKTICLSPKWHPNEKKLLFTSYKKGKPEIYLLDLAKGKAKRLIYHSNLNITPAWSPDGNRIAVTLAQGKKQGIYLTNKHGKIIKCLVESEGINVSPTWSPDGKKLAFVSDRGGTPQIYILNLASNKIRRISFSGSYNTSPAWSPKGDFIAYAGLKDGHFQIFVVSMDSGEIRQLTFGEANHESPSWSPDGHFLAYSQNEKIYILRLTDGSSFPILSLAGGQLQPSWSPRLK, from the coding sequence ATGAAAAAAATTATTTTTTTCGTTATTTTAATAATATGGCCTAGGATAGGACATAGTTTAGTTTATATTGATATTAACACTCCAGGGCAACAAAAAATTCCTATTGCTATTAGCCCCTTTGTAATTAAAGGTGATAAACAAATAGGTTTAGAGGCACAACAGATTTTTCAAAAAGATTTGGAATATACAGGTTTTTTTAATATTTTAAGCCCAGAGATATTTTTAGAAAATATACCCACTCTAGAAATTGATTTTAAAAAATGGCAGCTTATCGGAGCATACCTTGTAGTGAAAGGCAAATTGGAAATCACACCCCAAGTGATTAATTTAGAGATGCGTCTTTATGATGCATCCCAAGGAATAATGCTGGTAGGAAAAAGATATCAAGGGAAGAAAAACGCATTGCGTTTTATGGTGCATAAGTTTGCTGATGCTATGATGGAAGCACTCACTGGTGAACCAAGCATTTTTCAGACCAAAATTGCTTTCGTGTATAAATCCAATAATATTAAGGAAATTTTTGTTACTGATTTTGATGGTTATAATCCTCATCCATTAACTAGATTCAAAACCATATGTTTAAGTCCTAAGTGGCACCCTAATGAAAAAAAACTTCTTTTTACTAGTTATAAAAAGGGGAAGCCAGAAATTTACCTTCTGGATTTAGCCAAAGGAAAAGCAAAAAGGCTTATCTATCATTCTAACTTGAATATCACTCCTGCTTGGTCACCTGATGGAAATAGAATTGCTGTTACCTTAGCCCAAGGTAAAAAACAAGGAATTTATTTAACAAACAAACACGGTAAGATAATCAAGTGTTTAGTGGAATCAGAGGGCATCAATGTTTCCCCTACCTGGTCACCTGATGGTAAAAAACTGGCCTTTGTCTCAGACCGAGGAGGCACCCCTCAAATTTATATCTTAAATTTGGCTTCTAATAAAATTCGGCGGATTAGTTTTAGCGGTAGTTACAATACTTCTCCTGCTTGGTCACCTAAAGGTGATTTTATTGCCTATGCGGGTTTGAAGGATGGACATTTTCAAATATTTGTGGTAAGCATGGACAGTGGTGAAATAAGACAATTGACATTTGGCGAAGCAAATCACGAAAGCCCAAGTTGGTCACCAGATGGTCATTTTTTGGCTTATAGTCAAAATGAAAAAATTTACATTTTGAGATTGACAGATGGCTCGTCCTTTCCTATTTTGTCATTAGCAGGAGGACAGTTGCAACCAAGTTGGTCACCAAGATTAAAATAA
- the thrS gene encoding threonine--tRNA ligase: MAKEIEIKCQGKTGHFPVGITVKEALLALTNLAEDKLIAAKINGKPVDLSYTLMQSVTLEPITSENSLGLEILRHSTAHVMAEAVKHLYPEAKVTIGPAIENGFYYDFDYPPGFTPEALEKIEQEMKKIISQDEQFQRQEISKKEAQELFQSLNETYKLEILKEIPEEKVSIYKNGDFIDLCRGPHIESTGKIKTFKLLSVAGAYWRGDERNPMLQRIYGTAFFNKKDLDKYLKQLEEAKKRDHRRLGRELDLFIQFEEIGAGFPVYLPKGAILRHILEEFEIKEHLKRGYQMVIGPQLLKGKLWERSGHMEYYKENMYFTEIEGQLYGIKPMNCLAHIMIYQSQIRSYRDLPIRYFELGTVCRHEKSGVLHGMLRVRQFTQDDAHIFCTPDQLNVEIKKVLDFVDDVMGIFGFSYEVELSTRPQKSIGSDEIWEHATQALIQALQDKGFEYHICKGEGAFYGPKIDIKLKDALGRKWQCATIQCDFALPERFELSYIDTDGQKKRPAMLHRVILGTLERFIGVLTEHFSGAFPPWLAPVQVKILTVTDRNVAYGQKIYELLSENGFRIETDFRNEKLGYKIREAQLQKIPFMLVIGDKEVKTNSVTPRRRTGENLGSMSLEVFVNLLKEETAIPKPRNKRR; the protein is encoded by the coding sequence ATGGCCAAAGAGATTGAAATCAAATGCCAGGGAAAAACAGGGCACTTCCCGGTTGGGATTACAGTTAAAGAAGCTTTATTGGCATTAACCAATTTAGCAGAGGATAAATTGATAGCGGCAAAAATAAATGGAAAACCAGTAGATTTATCTTATACTTTAATGCAAAGTGTAACCCTTGAACCTATTACTTCTGAAAATTCGTTAGGTTTAGAAATCCTTCGGCACAGCACTGCTCATGTCATGGCTGAGGCGGTTAAACACCTTTACCCTGAAGCTAAGGTGACAATAGGTCCAGCCATAGAAAACGGATTTTATTATGACTTTGATTATCCTCCGGGTTTTACCCCAGAAGCATTAGAAAAAATTGAGCAAGAAATGAAAAAAATCATTTCTCAAGATGAACAGTTTCAGCGGCAGGAAATTTCTAAAAAGGAGGCTCAAGAGCTTTTTCAATCTCTAAACGAAACTTATAAATTAGAAATCTTAAAAGAAATTCCTGAAGAAAAAGTTTCTATTTATAAAAATGGGGACTTTATAGACCTTTGCCGTGGACCTCACATTGAATCTACTGGAAAAATTAAAACCTTTAAGCTCCTTTCTGTGGCTGGTGCTTATTGGAGAGGGGATGAGAGAAATCCCATGTTGCAGCGCATTTATGGCACAGCCTTTTTTAATAAAAAAGACTTAGATAAATATCTTAAGCAATTAGAAGAAGCTAAAAAAAGAGACCATCGCCGTTTGGGTAGAGAATTAGATTTATTCATACAATTTGAAGAAATTGGAGCTGGATTTCCTGTCTATTTACCTAAAGGTGCCATTCTTAGACATATTTTAGAAGAATTTGAGATTAAGGAACACCTAAAGCGTGGTTATCAAATGGTCATAGGGCCTCAATTGTTAAAAGGGAAATTATGGGAACGTTCGGGCCACATGGAGTATTACAAGGAAAATATGTATTTTACAGAGATAGAAGGGCAACTTTATGGCATCAAACCTATGAATTGTTTAGCCCACATTATGATTTATCAATCGCAGATACGGAGTTATAGAGATTTACCTATCCGTTATTTTGAATTAGGGACGGTGTGCAGACATGAAAAATCTGGCGTTTTGCATGGGATGTTACGAGTAAGACAGTTTACCCAAGACGATGCTCATATCTTTTGCACTCCTGACCAATTAAATGTAGAAATTAAAAAAGTGCTTGATTTTGTGGATGATGTAATGGGAATTTTTGGCTTCTCTTACGAAGTAGAATTAAGCACTAGACCGCAAAAATCCATTGGCTCTGATGAAATTTGGGAACACGCTACCCAAGCCCTTATACAAGCCTTGCAGGATAAGGGTTTTGAATATCACATCTGTAAAGGTGAAGGCGCTTTTTACGGTCCTAAAATTGATATAAAATTAAAAGATGCCTTAGGGAGAAAATGGCAATGTGCTACCATCCAGTGTGATTTTGCCCTTCCAGAACGTTTTGAACTCAGCTATATAGATACTGATGGACAAAAAAAACGACCTGCCATGTTGCACCGTGTAATTCTGGGAACTCTGGAACGATTTATAGGTGTTCTTACTGAACACTTTAGTGGTGCTTTTCCACCATGGCTTGCCCCAGTCCAGGTGAAAATTCTTACTGTTACTGATAGAAATGTGGCTTATGGACAAAAAATTTATGAACTCCTTTCAGAAAATGGTTTTCGTATTGAAACAGATTTTCGTAATGAAAAATTAGGTTATAAGATTCGTGAGGCCCAGTTGCAAAAAATACCGTTTATGCTAGTAATTGGCGATAAAGAAGTAAAGACAAACTCAGTAACACCCCGACGGCGAACCGGAGAAAACTTAGGGAGTATGTCCCTTGAGGTATTTGTAAATTTGTTAAAAGAAGAAACAGCTATTCCCAAACCAAGAAATAAGAGGAGGTAG
- the pheT gene encoding phenylalanine--tRNA ligase subunit beta — MKVPLNWLKEFVEIDCSPTELAEWLTMAGLEVEEITRPFSYLEKVQVVRITAIKPHPNADRLKICQVSDGNKDYEIVCGAPNVQEGVLVPLALPGCTLPSGLIVKEAKIRGIKSAGMLCSQKELGLGEDHSGIWLLPSDFQVGTKLIHALYLNDTVLGISITPNRGDCLSMIGVAREVATITKKKIRLPQFEITEIGTPVFDSIQVTIKHPEHCFRYIARFIRDVEIKPSPLWMQARLLLAGIRPINNIVDITNYVMLEYGQPLHAFDAQKIAQRQIIVRLAHPREKLVTLDQKEQELKETDLVICDANGPVALAGVMGGLNSEIGPETKEVVLESAYFHPITIRRTAKRLGINTESSYRFEREVDPEATYTAAQRACYFMQKMAQGKVAPGIIDVYPSPKGLPIIYVRIPRIKQILGIEIPKKEIIDILERLQIKVKASGDKIEVIPPSFRHDLVREVDIIEEIARLYGYERIPSDMPVVQLHPLFISPYMKWRDKIKHILSGLGWHEIISYAFIDLKSFDRLLLPPQHPLRKVTKLINPISVDRTVMRSTLIPGLLEAANYNQRQRIYHFRLFELGKVFIQDSPESLPIEKYKLAGVMSGYHFDPSWHFRPEPADFYDLKGTVENLLDTLGIEAHFESARDICYLNPNNAAYVLKGERKLGYLGEVNTQVKQHWELKRLKEVFVFELDLETLWAVTKKEKKVTSLPKFPSSERDVSLVVPKSLSAQPIEEFVLSSKTSYIENIELIDVYEGPPLPKGKRNLTYRLTYRAPERTLTDSEVDKLHKEIVSKILNHFKIEVRQ; from the coding sequence ATGAAAGTTCCCTTAAATTGGTTAAAAGAATTTGTGGAGATAGACTGTTCTCCAACAGAACTGGCTGAATGGTTAACCATGGCCGGTTTAGAAGTAGAAGAGATAACCAGGCCTTTTTCTTATTTAGAAAAGGTTCAGGTAGTAAGGATAACAGCTATTAAACCTCATCCTAATGCAGATAGATTGAAAATTTGCCAGGTGTCTGACGGAAATAAAGACTATGAAATTGTTTGTGGAGCGCCCAATGTCCAAGAAGGTGTTCTTGTGCCTTTAGCCTTACCTGGTTGCACTTTACCTTCTGGTCTGATCGTTAAAGAGGCAAAAATCAGAGGTATTAAGTCAGCAGGGATGCTTTGTTCTCAGAAGGAATTAGGTTTAGGGGAAGACCATAGTGGTATTTGGCTGCTCCCTTCCGATTTTCAAGTGGGCACTAAACTGATTCATGCCCTTTATCTAAATGACACGGTATTAGGTATCTCAATTACTCCTAACCGTGGTGATTGCCTCAGTATGATAGGTGTGGCTAGAGAAGTAGCTACTATCACTAAAAAAAAAATACGGCTTCCTCAATTTGAGATTACTGAGATAGGAACACCTGTTTTTGACTCTATTCAGGTTACTATCAAACACCCTGAGCATTGCTTTCGGTATATAGCCCGATTCATCAGGGATGTAGAAATAAAGCCTTCTCCCTTATGGATGCAAGCACGACTATTACTAGCTGGTATTCGGCCTATTAACAACATTGTAGATATTACTAATTATGTGATGTTAGAGTATGGTCAACCTTTACATGCCTTTGATGCTCAAAAGATTGCTCAAAGGCAGATTATAGTCCGTTTAGCTCATCCAAGAGAAAAACTGGTTACTTTAGACCAAAAGGAACAAGAACTTAAAGAAACAGATTTAGTTATTTGTGACGCAAATGGCCCTGTTGCTTTAGCTGGGGTTATGGGGGGATTGAATTCAGAAATCGGTCCTGAAACTAAAGAAGTAGTTTTAGAAAGTGCCTATTTTCATCCCATCACTATTAGACGTACAGCTAAACGCTTGGGCATAAACACTGAATCATCTTATCGGTTTGAAAGAGAAGTTGACCCAGAGGCTACCTATACTGCTGCTCAACGTGCCTGTTATTTTATGCAAAAAATGGCCCAAGGGAAGGTTGCTCCAGGAATAATAGATGTCTATCCATCCCCTAAAGGACTTCCTATTATTTATGTGCGTATACCCAGGATTAAACAAATTTTAGGAATAGAGATACCTAAAAAAGAAATCATTGATATTTTAGAAAGACTACAAATAAAAGTCAAAGCCTCTGGAGATAAAATAGAAGTAATACCACCCAGTTTTCGTCATGATTTAGTGAGAGAGGTGGACATAATTGAAGAGATAGCCCGTCTTTATGGTTACGAAAGGATTCCCTCTGATATGCCAGTAGTCCAATTGCACCCTCTATTCATTTCTCCCTATATGAAGTGGCGAGATAAAATAAAACATATTTTGAGTGGTCTTGGCTGGCATGAAATCATCAGCTATGCCTTTATTGACTTAAAAAGCTTTGATAGATTACTTTTACCTCCCCAACATCCTTTAAGAAAGGTCACCAAGCTAATTAATCCTATTAGTGTAGATAGGACAGTTATGCGCTCCACCCTTATTCCTGGCCTTTTAGAAGCTGCTAATTATAATCAGCGGCAAAGAATTTATCACTTTAGACTTTTTGAGTTGGGTAAGGTATTTATCCAAGACAGCCCAGAGTCTTTACCTATAGAGAAATATAAACTCGCTGGGGTAATGAGTGGATATCACTTCGACCCTTCATGGCATTTTCGTCCCGAGCCTGCAGATTTTTATGACCTAAAGGGGACTGTAGAAAATTTATTAGATACATTGGGTATAGAAGCCCATTTTGAGTCTGCAAGGGATATTTGTTATCTCAATCCCAATAATGCTGCTTATGTCTTAAAAGGAGAAAGGAAATTAGGATATCTGGGAGAGGTTAATACCCAAGTAAAACAACATTGGGAGTTAAAGCGGTTAAAAGAGGTGTTTGTGTTTGAATTGGATTTAGAGACCCTTTGGGCAGTTACAAAAAAAGAAAAAAAAGTTACCTCATTACCTAAATTTCCATCTAGTGAAAGGGATGTATCTTTAGTAGTGCCCAAATCATTGTCTGCTCAGCCCATAGAAGAGTTTGTTTTATCTTCAAAAACCTCCTATATAGAAAATATAGAACTCATAGATGTATATGAAGGACCTCCTCTCCCCAAGGGTAAAAGAAATCTTACCTATCGCCTAACCTACCGTGCACCTGAGCGGACGTTAACAGATTCAGAAGTGGATAAATTACATAAAGAAATTGTTTCAAAAATATTAAATCATTTCAAAATAGAGGTGAGACAATGA
- the rpmI gene encoding 50S ribosomal protein L35 — protein sequence MPKIKTNRSAAKRFWVTGRGKVRRGKGWHSHLLSKKSAKRKRQLRHFTIIESVDLKRVKRLIPSAF from the coding sequence ATGCCTAAGATTAAAACCAACAGAAGCGCAGCTAAACGATTTTGGGTTACAGGTAGGGGAAAAGTAAGAAGGGGCAAAGGCTGGCATAGTCATTTATTAAGCAAAAAAAGTGCTAAACGCAAAAGGCAGCTTCGCCATTTTACTATAATTGAATCTGTGGATTTAAAACGGGTTAAACGTTTAATCCCCAGTGCTTTTTAA
- a CDS encoding energy transducer TonB, with protein MFFIFFVSIEHKQYLNLSPIYQVRLVEMPGLTKAGVNKQKTKVRSKKRIVTKKTQVSKAKKSKVGVSQKTGRKKVQTSKVISLKKSKSKSKSKKISEQALVAKKIKAIEKQVKEKERREIIPKEVAKIAQEIREGGAGGVIGGFVNGKFTGREISLSFQLYHAQIEERIMKNWILPTFLLKKQLALEAIVIIRIRRDGHITKIKFEKKSGNSIFDRSVKEAIKNSDPLFPLPKDYTQPYYEVGFRFKWPKGRIG; from the coding sequence TTGTTTTTTATATTTTTTGTCTCAATAGAACATAAACAATATCTAAATCTCTCACCAATTTATCAAGTAAGGCTAGTTGAAATGCCTGGTTTAACAAAAGCAGGAGTAAATAAACAAAAGACAAAGGTTCGGTCAAAAAAAAGAATTGTGACTAAAAAAACGCAAGTTTCTAAAGCCAAGAAGAGTAAGGTTGGGGTATCCCAAAAAACAGGACGAAAAAAAGTCCAAACTTCCAAAGTAATTTCATTAAAGAAAAGCAAGTCCAAATCTAAATCAAAGAAAATCTCAGAACAGGCTTTAGTAGCAAAAAAAATAAAGGCCATAGAAAAACAGGTAAAAGAAAAAGAGAGGAGAGAGATAATTCCTAAAGAAGTGGCTAAAATTGCTCAGGAAATTAGAGAAGGTGGTGCTGGAGGAGTAATCGGGGGATTTGTAAATGGAAAATTTACAGGAAGGGAAATTAGTTTGAGTTTTCAACTTTATCATGCCCAAATCGAGGAACGTATTATGAAAAATTGGATTTTACCTACTTTTCTACTAAAAAAACAACTGGCCTTGGAAGCCATAGTGATAATTAGAATCCGCCGGGATGGGCATATTACAAAAATAAAGTTTGAGAAGAAATCAGGAAATAGCATTTTTGATCGTTCCGTAAAGGAGGCTATAAAAAATTCTGACCCTTTATTTCCTTTACCAAAAGATTATACTCAACCTTATTATGAAGTAGGATTCAGATTTAAATGGCCAAAAGGAAGAATAGGATGA
- a CDS encoding HU family DNA-binding protein — protein MTKKDIIEEVHQRTGLPRILVRDVLRTSLDIIKECLKRGEEVKIVRFGKWQPVLRKTKRVKHPTSGEMIQIPPYVKVVFKPSQEVKKI, from the coding sequence ATGACCAAAAAAGACATTATTGAGGAAGTCCATCAGCGGACAGGGTTGCCTAGAATATTAGTCAGAGATGTGTTAAGAACCTCTCTAGATATTATTAAGGAGTGTTTAAAAAGGGGGGAGGAGGTAAAAATTGTGCGATTTGGGAAGTGGCAACCAGTATTAAGAAAAACAAAACGAGTTAAACACCCAACTAGCGGAGAAATGATACAAATTCCACCTTATGTGAAGGTGGTTTTCAAACCAAGCCAGGAGGTGAAGAAAATTTAG
- the rplT gene encoding 50S ribosomal protein L20, whose amino-acid sequence MPRVRTGVTRRKRHKKVLKLAKSYWGGRGRLYARARETVFRALQYAYRDRKAKKRNFRRLWILRINAATRQNGLSYSQFIHGLKQAGIGLDRKVLADMAVKDPQGFAHLVKVAQQELTA is encoded by the coding sequence ATGCCTAGGGTGAGAACAGGAGTTACCAGACGGAAAAGACATAAAAAGGTTTTAAAATTGGCTAAAAGCTACTGGGGAGGAAGAGGTAGGCTTTATGCCAGAGCAAGAGAAACTGTATTTCGGGCCTTACAATATGCCTATCGTGACCGAAAGGCCAAAAAGAGGAACTTTCGTAGATTATGGATTTTACGTATTAATGCTGCTACCCGCCAGAATGGCCTTTCTTATAGTCAATTTATTCATGGCCTGAAGCAGGCAGGGATAGGTTTAGATAGAAAGGTATTGGCAGACATGGCAGTAAAAGATCCTCAAGGTTTCGCGCATTTGGTAAAAGTAGCTCAGCAAGAACTGACAGCTTAA
- the ybgF gene encoding tol-pal system protein YbgF: MKKEIFLIGFLFFMGCATQKDLARIEQHLVYLNGKIEDLEKNQQKIENIISSQQADLLVQVGPLQDKIKELMGQREETVYELQQLSRRIEETNKEIERSEKRLAELEAKLEKTIKMMEEKSIPSSKTQKEEWLYKKGLNLFRQKEYEKARETLNQFLKLYPLSPLAGNAQFWLGEAYFAQKKYEEAILAYQRVIKNYPKNIKVPAALFKQGKAFAMLGDNETAQILWKQVIKKYPKTKEANLAQQALKKIKK, from the coding sequence ATGAAAAAAGAAATTTTTCTTATTGGGTTTTTATTTTTTATGGGTTGTGCTACCCAAAAAGATTTAGCCCGCATAGAACAGCACTTGGTGTATTTAAATGGGAAAATAGAAGACCTAGAAAAAAATCAACAAAAAATAGAAAATATTATTTCTTCCCAGCAGGCGGATTTATTAGTTCAAGTGGGCCCATTGCAGGATAAAATAAAGGAGTTAATGGGACAAAGAGAAGAAACTGTTTATGAATTACAACAATTATCTCGACGAATAGAAGAAACCAACAAAGAAATAGAGCGTTCAGAAAAACGATTAGCTGAATTAGAAGCAAAATTGGAAAAAACAATAAAGATGATGGAAGAAAAGTCAATTCCTTCTTCAAAGACGCAAAAAGAAGAATGGTTGTATAAAAAGGGGTTAAATCTTTTTCGCCAAAAAGAATATGAAAAAGCAAGAGAAACGCTTAATCAATTTCTAAAACTCTATCCCCTTTCTCCTTTAGCTGGAAATGCTCAATTTTGGCTAGGAGAAGCCTATTTTGCCCAAAAAAAATATGAAGAGGCCATCTTGGCCTACCAAAGGGTGATAAAGAATTATCCTAAAAATATCAAAGTGCCCGCTGCTTTATTTAAACAAGGGAAGGCCTTTGCCATGCTTGGTGATAATGAGACAGCACAGATTTTATGGAAACAAGTGATAAAAAAATACCCCAAAACAAAGGAGGCAAATCTGGCGCAGCAGGCATTGAAAAAGATAAAGAAATAA
- the infC gene encoding translation initiation factor IF-3 — protein sequence MSKVRVNRQIKVRQMRLIDVDGKQIGIVSLEEALQRAEEEGLDLVEVAPNANPPVCRIMDYGKYKYQQKKKQQEARKKQAQVQVKEIKMRPKIEEHDFQFKLKHIKRFLKEKALVKVVMWFRGREIIHADLGKAVMERVIEETKDLSKVQTPPTMEGRRMTMVLAPK from the coding sequence ATTAGCAAAGTTAGGGTAAATAGGCAAATTAAGGTAAGACAAATGCGATTAATAGATGTTGATGGAAAACAGATAGGAATTGTTAGTTTAGAAGAGGCTTTGCAACGGGCAGAAGAAGAAGGTTTGGATTTGGTAGAAGTGGCCCCTAATGCCAATCCTCCAGTATGTCGCATTATGGACTATGGTAAATACAAATATCAACAAAAGAAAAAACAACAAGAGGCAAGAAAAAAACAGGCTCAAGTTCAAGTAAAGGAAATAAAGATGAGGCCTAAGATAGAAGAGCATGATTTTCAGTTTAAATTAAAACACATTAAACGCTTTCTGAAAGAAAAGGCACTAGTGAAGGTTGTTATGTGGTTTAGAGGAAGGGAAATTATTCATGCTGACTTAGGAAAGGCAGTTATGGAAAGGGTAATAGAAGAAACAAAAGATTTATCAAAAGTGCAAACACCACCAACCATGGAAGGTAGAAGAATGACCATGGTATTGGCACCTAAGTGA
- the pal gene encoding peptidoglycan-associated lipoprotein Pal — translation MKRGILVLVLSLMVVFPLGCAKKMVEKPVSVQPEQIQPLEEVKPPEEGKVVGMKEEAITEEELARQQKIQIEETLKEEMAKFENEDIHFDFDKYYIRPDAAEILKKKAQWLKEHPEVHLLIEGHCDERGTEEYNLALGERRANSAKEFLVSLGIDPKRISIISYGEERPVDPRSCEEAWAKNRRDHFVIISY, via the coding sequence ATGAAAAGAGGAATTTTAGTTTTGGTATTAAGCTTAATGGTAGTTTTTCCTTTAGGGTGTGCCAAAAAAATGGTGGAAAAACCTGTTAGTGTGCAGCCTGAGCAAATTCAACCCTTAGAAGAAGTAAAACCTCCGGAAGAAGGAAAGGTAGTAGGGATGAAAGAAGAAGCAATAACCGAAGAAGAACTAGCTAGACAGCAAAAAATCCAAATAGAAGAAACATTAAAAGAAGAGATGGCTAAATTCGAAAATGAAGACATTCATTTTGATTTTGATAAGTATTACATCCGTCCAGATGCAGCAGAAATATTAAAAAAGAAGGCACAATGGCTAAAAGAGCATCCAGAAGTGCATCTTCTTATTGAAGGGCATTGTGATGAAAGAGGAACAGAAGAATACAATTTGGCATTAGGAGAGCGGAGGGCGAATAGTGCCAAGGAGTTTTTAGTTAGTTTAGGCATTGACCCTAAACGTATTTCTATCATAAGTTATGGAGAAGAACGTCCGGTAGACCCTAGAAGTTGTGAAGAAGCTTGGGCTAAAAACAGAAGGGACCATTTTGTAATCATTTCCTATTAG